From the Triticum urartu cultivar G1812 chromosome 4, Tu2.1, whole genome shotgun sequence genome, the window CCTGATTTGGTGGACGCCCATGCTGTAATTGTGCACCATGAGGGCTTAGGCTGTATCAAGGACAAGGGCTCCCAGACACACCGATTGGGAACGATGGCCATGGAATTGGTCGAGTTTCCTTTCCCTCTGCAATATGATCTGCCAGAAACAGTAGACACGACCTTGGCCATATCAGCAGCCACTTGTGTGTCTGAAGTGGGCTTACCATCAGTGATAACATAGGTCTCTCGGGGCGGCAGAAGCGTGAATGCACTGTGGACTTCAACACTTCGAGTTCATGGTTGATGGACAGCTGCATCAAATTGGCAACTGGGACCATTGGCGGGGCTTGAGAGAGTATGAGCACGTCCTCCATGGCCAGGGGCACCCGCAGGATAGAATCACGGTCCCCGGCTGGGTGAAGGACATCGGTAGCAGGCGCCCTGGAGAGTGGAGGCTACAGGAAGTAGCGACCTCGGCGTAGTTGGGAATGAGAGCGACGGAGTGCCCATGAACTGGTTCGAGCAATACGTCGTACAGGTCACGGGCGCCCTGGCGATGCAGTCAGAGGACGCATCACGGAGGACTTCCTTGGCcttggtggtggaggaggagacTCCGGGGAGGACGGTGAGCTTGATTGCGACGTATGGAGTGGCCGCCACGAGTTCGTATTGTCCGTACCGGCAACAGCGACGCGGCGCATGTCGTCGGGGGAGGACTTGGGGGATGGGTCCTGGACGTGGGCCGGCGTGCTGGTGCTGGCCGTCACAGGGATGTCGATGGCGAGTTCGGAGCAGTCGTATGCGGTGTTGTTGGTGCCGCGGACCTCCTCGGTGATGGTGATCGGGGCGGCCGAACTGAGTCGCGAGGTAGAAGCGACGAGCTCAGCTGTCATGCCCTCGGCCCTATCGATCAACGACGCGAGATACCAGATCGTCTGCTCCTTGGCGGACATGGCATCCCACTCCGGTGGTAAGATGGTGGTGTCGCCGCTGAAAGGAATCGTGTGTgtgggtgtggggggggggggggggggggggggggggtgtggaAAATTGAGGGGTGGAAGGGTGGTGGCCTGGCTCCGAGTACCAGATGTTAGGATACAGATGTAGTACACATGATTTACACTCACTTGATCATATGAATCATAGTTCTAGGTCTTGATTATAAGGAATTAAAGATACATGAATGGGGAATTTGGGGTTGGTAGGGGAGAGAGAGGTGCCGATGCCGGTGTTGCCTAATCCTACACGGATGCCCTGTCGTTGCTTCCTCTCCCAGTGTAGCTAAGTAGCAGACGGCAATACACAGTCAGACCCAGCCCATGTGATATCCAAGGGCCAGCCCAAGTATATGCATGGGCTAAGGAAGGTCCCTgacagctagctagctagcacgCCCGCtgggcagctagctagctagggtGCGGCTCCTgacagctagctagctagcacgCCCGCtgggcagctagctagctagggtGCGGCTCCGACGAGTAGACGCGGATGGACGGCGGCGCATGTGCTTCTGCGAGGGGGCGTGGTGGACGGCGGCGTGGATGTTGCGCGGTGGGCGGCGGCGAGTTGGAGCGTAAGGGAGAGAGACGGAATATTTATTTGGCTGCCATGTGGGCCAGCAGTGAACGCATACGGATAGAAAAGAGAGCTCGCGCGTCCATTTTGTGTCCGCCTCGGACCCAAATGTGACTCAAATTTGGGGTGGAAATAGGTCCGCGCGGACACAAAGCGGACGCAAAATGAAATTTGGTCTCTGCGTTGCTCCGGTGTTTATGTTCGCGCAGAACCAAAAGGGTAGCCCGGTTGGAGTTGCTCCAGCGTTGGGGGACTTTAACAAAATACTATCGAGTGATGAAAAAGTTGGGGGGCTGCAAAACCTCAACAGTGCATGGATAAATTCAGAGAGATGCTCGAAGGATGTGATCTGGCAGATATTGGGTTTACCGGAGACAAGTTCACTTGGAGGAACCATAGCAAAGAAGTGGATACGTATATTTGTGAGAGGCTAGATAGGGCTGTTGGAAATGCCAGGTGGTGTGAAATCTTCCCCGAGTCTGTCGTCATAAATGGAAGGCCGTGTCACTCGGACCATCGAGCAGTTGTTGTAATGACTAGCGATGATGGCAGGCGTTGCCCAAGGGGAGACACGGGTTTCCGCTTCGAAGCTTGGTGGCTGAAGGAGGAAGGGTGTAGTGAAGTTATTAAGAATGAATGGGAGAAGGGTTGGACAGATGGGGCAAGCAACGTGTCTAAAGTTATGTGTAGTCTTGCTGGGGGTATGCGGAGATGGAGCAAGGAGGTAGCGGGCGTTCTTGAAGAGAGGCTAAAACGAGGCCGTCAGGAGATGGAGAAATGTATGAAGGAACCGGTCTCAGGATCCAAAATCAGAGAGGAGGCGAGACTGCGGGGTGTAGTTGAAGAGTTGGAGGAGAAGATAAACATCAAGATGAAACAACGGTCACACATGTCATGGCTGAAGGATGGAAATAGGAATAATAACACTAGATACTACACGGCTGTTGCTTCTGGCCGGAAGAGGGCGAATAGGGTGAAATGGTTGAAGAAGGAGGACGGCTCGGTGGTGAAGGAGGGAGAGGAGATGACTAACTACGTTTGTTCGTTTTTTCAGGATCTCTTCTCATCGTCAAGTGGTGACCGTTTGAATGAGCTCATCAGTAAGGTTAAACCACGAGTAACCGATGCCATGAATGACATCCTTGAGGCTGAACTCACTAGGGAGGAAGTCAAGGCCGCGCTTGATCATATAGGAAACCTCAAAGCACCCAGTCCAGACGGAATGCCCTCCATTGTTTACAAGCAGAATTGGCCCCTCATGGGTGACCGTATTGTGCAGGAGGTCTTGCAGGTCCTAAATGATGGAATGATGCCAGAGGGGTGGAATGATACGACGGTTGTGCTAATCCCCAAGGTGAAAGACCCGAGTCGAATAAAAGACCTGAGGCCTATAAGCTTATGCAACTTGCTTTATAAACTTGTGTCCAAGGTGTTGGCCAACAGAATAAAGTTGATTCTACCGGAGCTCATATCTGATAATCAAAGTGCTTTTGTCCCGGGACGGTTGATAACTGATAACGCACTTATTGCATATGAGCTGACTCACTATCTCCTAAATAAGAAAAGAGGAAATGATGGGTATGTGGCTGTCAAGGCTGACATGAGCAAAGCGTATGATCGCGTAGAATGGAGCTTCCTGGAAGCAATGCTTACCAAAATGGGATTCAGGCAAGGCTGGGTTAACCTCATTATGAAGTGTGTCACTACTGTCAGGTATCAAGTGAAGGTGAACGGAGCACTTACTGAGCAGTTCAGTCCTTCCAGGGGGCTGCGGCAAGGAGATCCAGCGTCGCCGTACTTATTTGTCATATGTGTTGAAGGGCTCTCAGCGCTCCTTAATGATGCAATTGAGCAAAGAAAGCTTAGTGGGGTGAAAATTTGTCCTGCTGCTCCTGTTGTGTCACACTTATTCTTCGCGGATGACTCGCTCCTGCTAATGAAGGCGAACCAGCATGAGGCTGCTGAACTAAGGAAGATTCTTGATCTGTATGAGAATTGTTCGGGGCAGTGCATCAACATGGAAAAATCGGCCCTCATGTTTAGTCCGAATTCATCACCAACGTCCCGAGCAGATGTCAAGGCCGCTCTTTTTATCCATAGCGAGAATTGGAATGACAAATATCTCGGTCTGCCGGtgcatgttggaagatccaagaggAAAGCGTTTGCCTATGTCAAAGGTGCTATTGCCGGGAAGGTTTATGGCTGGCAGGAAAGACTTATCGCTAAGGTTGGTAAGGAGTCATTAGTCAAGGCTGTCGCTCAAGCGATCCCCACATATGCCATGTCTTGTTTCTACCTCACTAAAACCTTTTGTGAAGAAATCAGTTCTCTTATATGTAACTACTGGTGGAGCCAGCAGGATAAGGAAAGTGCCATGCACTAGATCAGCTGGGAAAAGCTCACAATGCCCAAGGGGAAAGGCGGACTGGGGTTTAGGGATATGTATAGCTTTAATGTTGCCATGCTGTCCCGTCAGATTTGGAGGCTCATCCAATGCCCTGAGAGTTTGTGTGCAAAGATTCTGAAAGCTCGATATTCCCCAAATAATCATGTTCTTGAGTCTACTCCGAGGGACGGGATCTCCTACAAATGGCGAAGCCTGCTACATGGACTCGAGCTAGTTAAACAAGGCTATATCTGGCGAATTGGAGACGGGTTTGAAGTTCAGATATGGAACGACCCATGGATTCCCTGTCCGGGGTCGCGACAGATCATCACCCCAAGAGGAGGCAACTTACTCGAGTGTGTTTCTGATCTGATCTCTCCAGTCACCAGGACATGGGATGAGCAGCTTGTCCGCGACACGTTCTGGCCGGACGATACTCGACACATTCTGCAGAACCATTGTGGGAAGGGGTGCCTGATTTCATAGCCTGGCAGTTTGATGACAAAGGACAGCACTCGGTGAAAAGCGCCTACAAGCTTCATGTGCACCTCCGTAAGCAGGCAAAGAATGGAGGTCAAGGTGCAAGTAATGGACATGTTGGCAATCTGAACACATGCATGGATGAATCTTGGAAGAGACTTTGGAAACTACCATGCCCCAAAAACATTCAGATGTTCGTTTGGCGACTAAAACATGAATCCTTGGCTCTCCGAACAAaagtgcaaagaaggggtataCCCATAGAGGACACGAAGTGCCTATTCTGTGGCAGGGCTGATGAGGACGGAGTGCATCTTTTCATACGATGCAAATCAATCAAGCTGGTCTAGCGGGAGCTAGGCCTAGAAAATGTCAGAGCACAGCTAGAAGAAATAATGTCAGTGCATGTTATGCTTGATTTCATGTGGGGTTTGAAGGAGGAGACACGAGTCCTAATCCTAACGGCTTGGTGGTTGTGGTGGAACAATAGGAATAAGCTCAGGGAGGGGAAGCTGCCAACAGGAACCAGTGAGATTGCGAGATGTGCGCGGGCTATGGTGTTCGACTATGCTGAAGCTTTCAAGCCACCAGATCAAAAACACGGCGCCAAGGATATTTGGAAGCCGCCTGGGGATGATATGATCAAAATAAACCTTGATGGGGCCTTTACACCTGGCGAGTCCTTCATAGGATGGGGTGTGGTTGCACGAGATGGATCAGGCCACATTGTAAGTGCTCGAGCAGGCCGCCAAGATCATGTTCAAGATGCATTTGGGGCTGAAGTTTATGCTATGTCACAGGCTGTTACGCTTGCTGCGGATCTGGGATTAACCCGGGTGTTCTTCGAGACTGACTCCCAGCTTCTTGTGGATGCCCTTGACCTCGGCAAGGTGGACTCATCTGCCTACGCTGCAGTGATTGAGGGCTTCTTGTGGATGCCCTTGACCTCGGCAAGGTGGACTCATCTGCCTACGCTGCAGTGATTGAGGACTCGAAAATGCAACTCAAGCTATGGTTCTCCCAACATAAAATCATGTACTGTGGTCGTAGGGCGAATTCGGTAGCCCATGAGCTAGCTAAGATTGGTCATATGTATCCTCCCAACCAACTTGTGGAATGGGATTCTGATGTACCTGCCCATGTGGCATCTTGTGCTTTGGGCGATATGGCCCAGCACCGTTAAGTAATACAAGCCTTGCTtgatttcaaaaaaaaaagaataGAAATCTATGGCTCAAATCTCGAAAGATAGCAAGGAATGGCAACACAGCCAACCCCGAATGTAAAGGCCTGGGCATTCCCACAACGATCCTGGATACGTATATATCGATTCATCTGTTCCAGGTGGACCCACAACCTGCCAGAGGCATTCAATACAACGAATCGCAAAGCTATACTGGGCGCGTGACAGATAACAAGCTAATAGAAAACAACAAAAAGACAATTCTAATAGGAAACATTCTgccattcccccccccccaacaaccCCAGGAACACAGCTGCTAGAGAACATGACATACTGATTTTGCTACATAGCATAATGTTTTTGCTAAAAATACAGGAAAATAAGATATACGCATTAAGCTCGGACACCAATTAACAAGCCAGAAAGTGATTCATCATGTAATGATTCCAGATCCATGAAGAAAAGAACTACTATTAGTTTGAGAAATCTAACCAAGAACCAGGAAAACAAACTAAGCACATGTTGAAACTTATAATCCGAAATCTCAACAGAAACTCGGAACCATCAGTCATCACCACATTACCATTTCTCCTCACAGTTTTAAGAACAAAAATCTATGGCTCAAAACTCAAACGATATCAAGGAATGGCAACACAGCCGACCAAGAATGTAAACACTTCCAGGCCTGGTCATTCCCACAACCATCAAGAAGAAGCAACAAAACATTACAAGCCATCCAGGCTTTTGAGCATAAAACTCCTGAACAGCCACGTTGATCGCCCTAGCAGCTTCTCACAACATCTTCAAACTTGAGAGAACACCCACCCAGTCAGCCTCATACGGGCACATTGCCCGTAACTTGAGACCTCTTATAGCACCCTCGGGCCTAGAATTGTGGCCCCCCTCCAATGTGTTTAAATTGAAGATTACACGTTCAGCGGTGTGCCCTTTGCCATGTGCAGTCATTGCCAAGACCCCACTCTCAGCCGAGCACCATTCAAGAGAAAACTGGATATTGTATGGAAGATCAAGACACTGGATGATCCTATCTCTGCAGATGGTGCCATGTTGTGTCCAGCCTGTGGGATATTTGGAACTCCAGACCGTGATCCCCTTGGCATCGAGTGACAGTAGCCCGAGCAGCCCTCCCTGGTCGCTCCCACCAACATGCCCATCTGCTGAAGCTGACACAAGTAGTAGTGTGTCCTTGTGGTAATCAACTGTCGAGCAGCATGTGGTAGGCAGTGGGATATATGATGGCATGCTAGTGTCATTGATTGGCATCTTCAGTACACGATACTTTCCAGAAGACCTGCACAGCCAGTGAGCAGCTGCATCAACAACCACCGGAAATGCAAAgggcttgacattcctggagcgATCCCCGATGATTTGCCTGTGAACCACAGGACCCCACACCCCAGACAGCGGAGGCCGGCCGTGGCGGCTCACAACAGCAAAATCTTGTTTCACGGGAGTGAATATCTTTGTCCTTATGACCCCAAGCCGTGGGCGGGCTTTCACCAGCATCAATTCCATGCCTCCATTAGTTCCGGTTGACAGGATACAACCACAGTTGCGGGCTAAATTAGTTTGAGGTGCAAAACCTAAATACCGCTTCAGTGGACACCATAGACAGACCTCTGGATCAACATTATCTGACAGAACCAGGACTCCAGCATGAATTCCAGCCACCGTCAGATCTATAAGGCTACCGATGGACCTTTCCTCCATAAGAGATGAATGTACCATTCTAGGCAGCACCCCAGCATTGGGCAGTGGTGACGGGATAAAATGTGGTCTAGTAATCAGCCGGCTGCAGTAATTCTCAAAATGACCAAGGTAAATTGATGAAGTGAACCTCCGGCCTCGGCCCAGCTGCCCAAGAAAATTACGGCTTGATATGTTCCTGCGGATGAGCTTACAGGAAAGAGCAAATTTGACAACCGAGGTGAGGCTGCATCGCTTTACAATCTCGAGAAGGATATCAAGATTCAAAGGGCAGGAATCCAGTGACAACTCATGAGGAGTGTTCTGGGTCTTCACTGGTCGGGACAGCATTGGCATTCCACCAAGGACGATACGCACACTCTTCTTTCCTGAGCCTGCCATAGAAGTGATTGAACAGATTATCAAATTTGAATTACCCACAGTATATGAATGTTCAAGTGACGGGCGCAGAGTTGCATATAGACAGCAAGCATAAGCTGGAAAGCAAATTTTGCACCTGGCAACATCAAACAAACTATGCATTTTAATGTGGGGAGTCTCATACCTTTTATGTGCTTCTGCAGCTCTGGAGTCAAAATCCAAGCGTGTATCATCGAAGAGGAGCCCGTCGACAAGTCTTGCACTTCAATCACGCGCCTTGTAAGCATGTCCACTGCAGTTACTTTGAGACCGTTGGAAAGATAGAGGATATTCGGATTATACGGGTGGACAAGGCTGAGCATCGGAGGTTCCCAACCACTCCATACATCACACAGAGGAACACGATAGGTGCGGACCCAGTCTGATTGACTTCCCTCATCAGCAAGGTTCATCGACCACATGACAAGAGCAGGAGTATCCCATAACTGTTGAATGTCAATGAGGCATATCTGTCCTAAACTCAACTTGATGCAGCGTCGCCTTGCCAGTTCATCTAACCCACCATCATTGCACTCTTCGCAATCCAACGGAAGAGCTATGAAGCACAGCACAGGGGTATCAAGAAACGGGTCACAATGGGATATACCTTTTGCAAGGTTGAACCAGAAAAGCCTTCCTCTGTGGGAAAGAACTCCATGAGAAATTTCGAAGTTAGGAGAACACCCTGAGGGTCTCTTGAGCAGCCATCTATCACTCCCAGCCTCCCAGTAGCACAGTACAGGCCCATCCACTGTTCTCTGGAGGTCAGCCACGAGCACAGCAGTGCCTTTGCGTAGCAGACCAATTCCACTGGGGTGGCCAACCTTGAGGGGATCAGGCTGAGGCAGTTCTGACGATGTGTGCCCCGCCGCATCCCAGAGGAAATACTGCCTGGGGTTGTCCGCGATGTAGTTGGAGGAACACAGCAGCAATCCGGAGGAATCCACAGCAGACACGAACGGATGATCTACGGGAACT encodes:
- the LOC125550382 gene encoding uncharacterized protein LOC125550382, with the protein product MGLSISVFRSHTASLDADETAPPQPWVLVPSVPALVIASGFMRLGTYRVPVDHPFVSAVDSSGLLLCSSNYIADNPRQYFLWDAAGHTSSELPQPDPLKVGHPSGIGLLRKGTAVLVADLQRTVDGPVLCYWEAGSDRWLLKRPSGCSPNFEISHGVLSHRGRLFWFNLAKGISHCDPFLDTPVLCFIALPLDCEECNDGGLDELARRRCIKLSLGQICLIDIQQLWDTPALVMWSMNLADEGSQSDWVRTYRVPLCDVWSGWEPPMLSLVHPYNPNILYLSNGLKVTAVDMLTRRVIEVQDLSTGSSSMIHAWILTPELQKHIKGSGKKSVRIVLGGMPMLSRPVKTQNTPHELSLDSCPLNLDILLEIVKRCSLTSVVKFALSCKLIRRNISSRNFLGQLGRGRRFTSSIYLGHFENYCSRLITRPHFIPSPLPNAGVLPRMVHSSLMEERSIGSLIDLTVAGIHAGVLVLSDNVDPEVCLWCPLKRYLGFAPQTNLARNCGCILSTGTNGGMELMLVKARPRLGVIRTKIFTPVKQDFAVVSRHGRPPLSGVWGPVVHRQIIGDRSRNVKPFAFPVVVDAAAHWLCRSSGKYRVLKMPINDTSMPSYIPLPTTCCSTVDYHKDTLLLVSASADGHVGGSDQGGLLGLLSLDAKGITVWSSKYPTGWTQHGTICRDRIIQCLDLPYNIQFSLEWCSAESGVLAMTAHGKGHTAERVIFNLNTLEGGHNSRPEGAIRGLKLRAMCPYEADWVGVLSSLKML